Proteins from a single region of Ananas comosus cultivar F153 linkage group 3, ASM154086v1, whole genome shotgun sequence:
- the LOC109707649 gene encoding putative dual specificity protein phosphatase DSP8 — protein sequence MYIEELGHDGASGGGEEEESPRVSKIALLSAKRAVVGVGARVLFYPTLVYNVLRNKIQSEFHWWDPVDEFLLLGAVPFPNDVPLLKQLGVHGVITLNEPYETLVPSSLYLAHGIEHLVIPTRDYLFAPSLGDICKAVDFIHENASCGKTTYVHCKAGRGRSTTIVLCYLVQYKEMTPASAYEYVRLNRPRVLLASAQRQAVQQYYHLRVKKARIPASLNYPVLKSSVLLSARNFVAFDESTFVVVTKSDLEGYNDGDSGMHNVGNSIWAELSVVYKVQFAGQAAIARLSYFYLRCRALSEKSLPDKVMGSDSCSLEAEQLGAGHPHLLQGVAVNL from the exons ATGTATATCGAGGAATTAGGGCACGATGGTGCTTCGGGAggcggagaagaagaggaatcgCCTAGGGTTTCGAAGATCGCGTTGCTGAGCGCGAAGAGGGCGGTGGTCGGGGTCGGGGCGCGGGTGCTCTTCTACCCGACGCTTGTATATAATGTTCTTCGGAACAAGATCCAATCGGAGTTTCATTGGTGGGATCCCGTTGATGAG TTCTTATTGCTAGGTGCTGTTCCATTCCCTAATGATGTACCTCTCTTGAAGCAACTTGGTGTTCATGGTGTTATTACATTGAATGAACCGTATGAGACACTGGTGCCTTCATCATTGTACCTT GCTCATGGGATTGAACACTTGGTGATACCAACAAGAGATTACCTTTTTGCACCGTCACTTGGAGATATATGCAAAGCTGTAGACTTCATTCATG AGAATGCTTCTTGTGGGAAAACAACATATGTTCACTGCAAAGCTGGTCGAGGGCGCAGCACCACAATCGTTCTGTGTTACTTG GTGCAATATAAGGAAATGACACCTGCATCAGCATATGAGTATGTCAGATTGAACAGGCCGAGAGTTCTTTTAGCTTCTGCACAGCGGCAG GCCGTCCAACAATACTACCATCTGAGAGTTAAGAAAGCGAGAATACCTGCCTCCTTAAACTATCCAGTTCTAAAATCATCAGTGCTACTGAGTGCTCGAAACTTTGTGGCCTTCGATGAGAGCACATTTGTGGTGGTAACAAAATCTGATCTGGAAGGTTATAATGATGGTGATTCAGGGATGCACAATGTGGGTAACAGCATATGGGCAGAGCTAAGTGTAGTATATAAAGTGCAATTTGCAGGACAAGCAGCCATCGCAAGGCTCTCATACTTCTATCTTCGCTGCCGTGCCTTAAGTGAGAAATCGCTGCCTGATAAAGTAATGGGGAGCGATAGCTGCTCTCTGGAGGCTGAGCAGCTCGGTGCTGGCCATCCCCATCTGCTGCAAGGGGTTGCGGTAAATCTGTAA